In Acinetobacter sp. C32I, one genomic interval encodes:
- a CDS encoding TolC family protein, whose translation MPTKSEKGFKKKVSQFFMPVPDQSYRSVDLQKLSHLQSGGSQFQRFGSETTFLAPSTLMAKNTINLVDAIHYSIQQNPDISQSIASLSSQNAGIDVAKAGYYPQLSGGVSTGDLTTGERGRQLLSLNATQMLYDFGKIKSGVSVAQAKVQVEQANVLVSIDENAQDVAQTIINIQRYLQLNKIAEQQIAGIQRIQEIANLRAKAGISSQADPIQAQSYLESAQSGLIAQQSLLRQYQQHLATLLGIDVFNKVWLIPADLVKQSDLYGEPQFNIIPKMIAAQANVEVAKAQKDQTRLSRYPTLAVKGSLNQALNGRNPNNNKDDGFYSSIMLEATSQFYQGGAISSQVKMASYAEEAARSQVNSVYREVLDQIRASREQIENRQRQMLVLANRQATTVRTRELYQEQYKLGTRSLVDLLNAEQAIHSANTELETARYDIYNSIVQYIAATGRSRQAYGLNNISIQGFEVQP comes from the coding sequence ATTCCAACCAAATCAGAAAAAGGTTTTAAGAAAAAGGTCTCTCAATTCTTTATGCCTGTACCTGATCAAAGCTATAGGTCCGTAGATTTACAAAAGTTAAGTCATCTTCAGTCAGGTGGAAGCCAATTTCAAAGGTTTGGGAGTGAAACTACTTTCTTAGCTCCATCCACATTAATGGCTAAAAATACCATTAATTTAGTAGATGCTATCCATTATTCGATTCAACAAAATCCTGATATTTCTCAATCAATTGCTAGTTTATCCTCACAAAATGCTGGTATCGACGTTGCGAAAGCTGGTTATTATCCTCAACTCTCTGGGGGCGTTAGTACTGGCGATTTAACAACTGGAGAGCGAGGCAGGCAATTATTGAGCTTAAATGCTACCCAGATGCTTTATGATTTTGGCAAGATAAAGTCTGGGGTTTCTGTAGCTCAAGCTAAAGTTCAAGTCGAACAAGCTAATGTGTTGGTGAGTATTGATGAAAATGCACAAGATGTGGCGCAAACAATTATCAATATTCAACGCTATCTTCAATTAAATAAGATTGCTGAACAGCAGATAGCTGGTATTCAACGTATTCAAGAAATTGCAAATCTTCGGGCAAAAGCCGGAATTAGTAGCCAAGCGGATCCTATTCAAGCGCAATCTTATTTAGAGTCAGCTCAGTCAGGTTTAATTGCTCAACAATCTTTATTACGTCAATATCAGCAACATTTAGCTACGCTTTTAGGCATAGATGTTTTTAATAAGGTCTGGCTCATCCCCGCAGATTTAGTCAAGCAGTCAGATTTATATGGTGAGCCACAGTTTAATATTATTCCAAAAATGATTGCTGCTCAGGCCAATGTGGAGGTTGCAAAAGCCCAAAAAGACCAGACTCGTTTAAGTCGTTATCCAACCTTAGCTGTTAAAGGGTCATTAAATCAGGCCTTGAATGGTCGCAATCCGAATAATAATAAAGATGATGGGTTTTATAGTTCAATCATGCTAGAAGCGACAAGCCAGTTTTATCAAGGAGGAGCAATTTCCTCTCAGGTCAAAATGGCAAGTTATGCAGAAGAAGCAGCAAGATCTCAAGTCAACTCTGTTTACCGAGAAGTTCTTGATCAGATTAGAGCCAGTCGCGAGCAAATTGAAAACAGGCAGCGCCAAATGCTGGTCTTAGCCAATCGACAAGCTACCACAGTTCGTACCCGAGAACTTTATCAGGAACAGTATAAGCTCGGCACACGTTCCTTGGTCGATTTACTCAATGCCGAACAGGCAATTCATAGCGCAAATACAGAACTCGAAACAGCACGATATGACATCTATAACAGCATTGTTCAATACATTGCTGCGACAGGTCGTTCCAGACAGGCCTATGGCTTAAATAATATTTCAATTCAGGGGTTTGAAGTTCAACCATGA
- a CDS encoding carboxymuconolactone decarboxylase family protein has product MSQQDYENGLKVRTEVMGESFVKRAQDNTVPFTQPLQDWINEHAWGSTWQREGVLPRKYRSLVTIAFLTALKSPTELKGHIRGALNNGATVEEIQEVLLHSLPYCGAPATQEAFRAALEVINEYQAQ; this is encoded by the coding sequence ATGTCACAACAAGATTATGAAAATGGATTAAAAGTTCGTACTGAAGTGATGGGCGAATCCTTTGTCAAACGCGCGCAGGACAATACCGTACCTTTTACCCAACCATTACAAGACTGGATCAATGAACATGCTTGGGGCTCAACATGGCAGCGTGAGGGTGTGTTACCGCGTAAATACCGCTCTCTTGTGACCATTGCCTTTTTGACAGCACTAAAAAGTCCAACCGAACTGAAAGGGCATATTCGTGGTGCATTGAACAATGGTGCAACAGTTGAGGAAATCCAAGAAGTGTTATTGCATAGCTTGCCATATTGTGGCGCACCTGCAACACAGGAGGCTTTCCGAGCAGCACTAGAAGTCATCAATGAATATCAAGCGCAATAA
- a CDS encoding LysR family transcriptional regulator yields the protein MDIRDLKTFIYVADHQSITIASEKLGVNQSTVTKRIFNMEAVVKGVLFNRSTRPLQLTKLGKKVYFKSCFILKQLESLRNVQSEAHEGVKRNIKIGIAQALIDDLLDAVTNESKKINPHYEVDIYSGWGCSLIQQVNEGEIDLAALMIPSNLTFSSNISFLEVGTLPFVVVARKSEAYKYRSLEKCSKRGWILHPESCCFRESLAKLLYERKLGFYINKEIFGLELQLQSILKGEGLGVYPKSFLDKFMLEHEGLAVIELNDFPVHLHVGVVKSQQMSIEETNAFIEIVKNHYF from the coding sequence TTGGATATTAGGGACTTAAAAACTTTTATATATGTAGCTGATCATCAGTCTATCACCATCGCTTCTGAAAAATTAGGTGTGAATCAATCGACCGTGACCAAACGTATTTTTAATATGGAAGCGGTTGTTAAAGGCGTTTTATTTAACCGCAGTACGCGACCATTACAATTAACCAAATTAGGGAAAAAAGTTTATTTCAAAAGTTGTTTTATTTTAAAGCAGTTAGAGTCACTGAGAAACGTTCAGAGTGAGGCCCATGAGGGGGTTAAAAGAAACATTAAGATAGGCATTGCTCAGGCATTGATTGACGATCTATTGGATGCTGTGACGAATGAATCAAAAAAAATTAACCCGCATTATGAGGTTGATATTTATAGCGGATGGGGGTGCAGCCTGATTCAACAGGTCAATGAGGGGGAAATTGACTTAGCCGCTTTGATGATTCCATCAAATCTGACTTTTAGCAGCAATATTTCCTTTTTGGAAGTTGGGACGCTACCTTTTGTGGTGGTTGCTAGAAAGAGTGAGGCTTATAAATATCGCAGTCTAGAGAAGTGTAGTAAGAGAGGCTGGATACTTCATCCTGAAAGCTGCTGCTTTAGAGAAAGCTTAGCCAAGCTGTTATATGAAAGAAAGTTAGGCTTTTATATTAATAAAGAGATTTTTGGATTAGAACTCCAATTACAAAGTATCTTAAAAGGTGAGGGCTTAGGGGTTTATCCAAAATCGTTTTTAGATAAATTTATGTTAGAGCATGAAGGATTGGCCGTCATTGAGTTAAATGATTTTCCTGTCCATTTACATGTGGGAGTAGTCAAATCGCAACAGATGAGTATTGAAGAGACCAACGCATTTATCGAGATCGTGAAAAATCATTATTTTTAG
- a CDS encoding AraC family transcriptional regulator yields MFHTFSHCEKNIRLHIIEVGNKDLKHAVIFFLLDIDRFFSLINSLSLDHFRIVLIYRCEILSQDFIGQDLLDGFKCLTDRLIVENTHFIFEPDLNDSYKYALYDSDLFDSITICKKFDELCMQAFFASCPHKNEATVDFIEKVNIQISNILSEGEPYLIKVAKKMRLTPRVLSKRIRSEGEEFKLLVKQKRHEKALFLLKNEDVSMSDIAYTLGYTEHSAFTRAFRGWTGCSPCQFRKYLK; encoded by the coding sequence ATGTTTCATACTTTTTCACATTGTGAAAAAAATATCAGACTGCATATTATTGAAGTCGGAAATAAAGATCTAAAGCATGCAGTTATTTTTTTTCTTTTAGATATAGATAGGTTTTTTTCTTTAATTAATAGTTTGTCTTTGGATCATTTTCGTATTGTCTTAATTTATCGCTGCGAAATATTAAGTCAGGATTTTATCGGCCAAGATCTGCTAGATGGATTTAAATGTTTAACAGATCGTTTAATTGTAGAAAATACACATTTTATATTTGAACCAGACTTGAATGATTCCTATAAATATGCCTTATATGACAGTGATTTATTTGATTCTATAACGATTTGTAAGAAGTTCGATGAGCTGTGTATGCAGGCATTTTTTGCATCCTGTCCACATAAGAATGAGGCAACTGTAGACTTTATTGAGAAAGTGAATATTCAAATTAGCAATATTTTATCGGAAGGAGAGCCATATCTTATTAAAGTAGCAAAAAAAATGAGGTTAACACCGCGGGTGTTGTCTAAAAGAATAAGAAGTGAAGGCGAAGAATTTAAATTATTAGTCAAACAAAAAAGGCATGAGAAAGCCTTGTTTTTATTAAAAAATGAAGATGTGAGTATGTCTGATATCGCATATACATTGGGTTATACGGAGCACAGTGCTTTTACACGCGCATTTAGAGGCTGGACTGGATGTTCACCTTGCCAGTTTAGAAAGTATTTAAAGTAA